Proteins from a single region of Fusobacterium gonidiaformans ATCC 25563:
- the rplB gene encoding 50S ribosomal protein L2 — MAIRKMKAITNGTRHMSRLVNDELDKVRPEKSLTVPLKSAYGRDNYGHRTCRDRQKGHKRLYRIIDFKRNKLDIPARVVTIEYDPNRSANIALLFYADGEKRYILAPKGLHKGDVVKAGASADIKPGNALKIKDMPVGVQIHNIELQRGKGGQLVRSAGVAARLVAKEGTYCHVELPSGELRLIHGECMATIGEVGNAEHSLVNIGKAGRARHMGKRPHVRGSVMNPVDHPHGGGEGKNPVGRKSPLTPWGKPAIGVKTRGKKTTDKFIVRRRNEK, encoded by the coding sequence ATGGCAATTAGAAAAATGAAAGCGATAACCAACGGAACAAGACATATGTCTAGATTGGTTAACGACGAATTAGATAAAGTAAGACCTGAAAAGTCTTTAACAGTACCTTTGAAATCAGCTTATGGACGAGATAACTACGGACATAGAACTTGTAGAGATAGACAAAAAGGACACAAAAGACTTTACAGAATTATTGATTTCAAAAGAAATAAATTAGATATTCCAGCAAGAGTAGTAACAATTGAATATGATCCTAACAGATCTGCAAATATTGCTTTATTATTCTATGCTGATGGAGAAAAAAGATATATCCTAGCACCGAAAGGACTTCATAAAGGTGACGTGGTAAAAGCTGGTGCATCAGCAGATATCAAACCTGGAAATGCTTTAAAAATTAAAGATATGCCAGTTGGGGTACAAATCCATAACATCGAATTACAAAGAGGAAAAGGTGGACAATTAGTAAGATCTGCAGGAGTTGCAGCAAGATTGGTTGCAAAAGAAGGGACTTACTGCCACGTTGAATTACCTTCCGGAGAATTAAGATTGATTCACGGAGAATGTATGGCAACAATCGGTGAAGTTGGAAATGCTGAACACAGTCTAGTAAATATCGGTAAAGCAGGAAGAGCAAGACATATGGGAAAAAGACCTCATGTAAGAGGATCTGTAATGAACCCAGTAGATCACCCTCATGGAGGAGGGGAAGGAAAGAACCCTGTTGGACGAAAATCACCTTTAACACCTTGGGGAAAACCTGCTATTGGTGTTAAAACTAGAGGAAAGAAAACCACTGATAAATTTATCGTAAGAAGAAGAAACGAAAAATAA
- the rpsS gene encoding 30S ribosomal protein S19, which translates to MARSLKKGPFCDHHLMSKVEAVVESGNNKAVIKTWSRRSTIFPNFIGITFGVYNGKKHIPVHVTEQMVGHKLGEFAPTRTYHGHGADKKKK; encoded by the coding sequence ATGGCTAGATCATTAAAGAAAGGACCATTTTGTGATCATCACTTAATGTCTAAAGTAGAAGCAGTTGTTGAAAGCGGAAACAACAAAGCTGTTATTAAAACTTGGTCAAGAAGATCAACAATTTTCCCTAACTTCATTGGAATTACTTTTGGAGTATACAATGGGAAAAAACACATCCCTGTACATGTAACAGAACAAATGGTAGGACATAAATTAGGAGAATTTGCTCCAACAAGAACTTACCATGGACATGGTGCAGACAAAAAGAAAAAATAA
- the rplV gene encoding 50S ribosomal protein L22 — protein MEARAITRYVRLSPRKARLVADLVRGKSALQALDILEFTNKKAARVIKKTLASAIANATNNFKMDEDKLVVSTIMINEGPVLKRIMPRAMGRADIIRKPTAHIIVAVSEK, from the coding sequence GTGGAAGCTAGAGCGATTACTCGATACGTGAGATTATCTCCTAGAAAGGCTAGATTGGTAGCTGACCTAGTAAGAGGAAAATCAGCATTACAAGCATTAGACATTCTAGAATTTACAAATAAAAAAGCAGCTAGAGTTATTAAAAAGACATTAGCATCTGCAATTGCAAATGCAACAAATAACTTTAAAATGGATGAAGATAAATTAGTTGTGTCAACCATTATGATTAATGAGGGGCCAGTATTAAAAAGAATTATGCCTAGAGCAATGGGAAGAGCCGATATTATTCGAAAACCAACTGCACATATTATTGTAGCAGTATCTGAAAAGTAG
- the rpsC gene encoding 30S ribosomal protein S3, translated as MGQKVDPRGLRLGITRSWDSNWYADKKEYAKYFHEDVKVREFVKKAYYHAGVSKVKLERTSPSQITVLISAGKAGIIIGRKGAEIESLRAKLEKMTGKKITVKVQEVKEFNKDAVLVAESIATQIEKRIAYKKAMTQAIGRAMKAGAKGIKVMVSGRLNGAEIARSEWAVEGKVPLHTLRADIDYAVATAHTTYGALGIKVWVFHGEVLPTAKEGGEA; from the coding sequence GTGGGACAAAAAGTAGACCCTAGAGGACTAAGACTTGGAATTACAAGATCTTGGGATTCTAATTGGTATGCAGATAAAAAAGAATATGCAAAATACTTCCATGAAGATGTGAAAGTTAGAGAATTTGTGAAAAAAGCTTACTATCATGCAGGAGTTTCTAAAGTAAAATTAGAAAGAACTTCTCCTTCACAAATTACTGTACTTATTTCTGCAGGAAAAGCAGGAATCATCATCGGAAGAAAAGGTGCAGAAATTGAAAGCTTACGAGCTAAATTAGAAAAAATGACAGGAAAGAAAATTACTGTTAAAGTACAAGAAGTAAAAGAATTTAATAAAGATGCTGTATTAGTAGCAGAATCTATCGCAACTCAAATCGAAAAGAGAATTGCTTACAAGAAAGCGATGACTCAAGCAATCGGAAGAGCAATGAAAGCTGGAGCAAAAGGAATTAAAGTTATGGTTTCTGGAAGATTAAACGGAGCAGAAATCGCAAGATCTGAATGGGCAGTAGAAGGAAAAGTACCTCTACATACATTAAGAGCAGATATTGATTATGCTGTAGCAACAGCTCATACAACTTATGGAGCTTTAGGAATCAAAGTTTGGGTATTCCACGGTGAAGTTCTTCCAACTGCGAAAGAAGGAGGGGAAGCTTAA
- the rplP gene encoding 50S ribosomal protein L16 — MLMPKRTKHRKMFRGRMKGNAQRGTTVAFGDYGLQALEPSWITNRQIESCRVGINRTFKREGKTFIRIFPDKPITARPAGVRMGKGKGNVEGWVCVVKPGRILFEVSGVTEEKAKAALRKAAMKLPIKCKIVKREENGGEN, encoded by the coding sequence ATGTTGATGCCAAAGAGAACGAAACATAGAAAAATGTTCAGAGGACGTATGAAAGGAAATGCACAAAGAGGAACAACTGTTGCATTTGGAGACTATGGACTACAAGCTTTAGAACCATCTTGGATTACAAACAGACAAATTGAATCTTGTCGGGTTGGAATTAACAGAACGTTCAAAAGAGAAGGGAAAACATTTATTCGAATATTCCCAGATAAACCTATCACAGCTAGACCAGCTGGAGTGAGAATGGGTAAAGGGAAAGGAAACGTAGAAGGATGGGTATGTGTAGTAAAACCTGGAAGAATTTTATTCGAAGTATCAGGAGTTACTGAAGAAAAAGCAAAAGCAGCTTTAAGAAAAGCAGCTATGAAACTTCCTATCAAATGTAAAATTGTAAAAAGAGAAGAGAATGGTGGTGAAAACTAA
- the rpmC gene encoding 50S ribosomal protein L29 has translation MRAKEIREMTSEDLVVKCKELKEELFNLKFQLSLGQLTNTAKIREVRREIARINTILNER, from the coding sequence ATGAGAGCAAAAGAAATTAGAGAAATGACTAGTGAAGACCTAGTTGTTAAGTGCAAAGAACTAAAAGAAGAATTATTCAACTTAAAGTTCCAACTTTCATTAGGTCAATTAACAAACACTGCAAAAATTAGAGAAGTAAGAAGAGAGATTGCAAGAATTAACACAATCTTAAACGAAAGATAA
- the rpsQ gene encoding 30S ribosomal protein S17 encodes MRNERKVKEGIVVSNKMEKTIVVAIETMALHPIYKKRVKKTTKFKAHDEQNVAQVGDKVRIMETRPLSKDKNWRLVEIIEKAR; translated from the coding sequence TTGAGAAACGAAAGAAAAGTAAAAGAAGGAATCGTTGTTTCAAACAAGATGGAAAAAACTATTGTAGTTGCGATTGAAACAATGGCTTTACACCCAATTTATAAAAAAAGAGTAAAAAAGACAACAAAATTCAAAGCACATGATGAACAAAATGTTGCACAAGTTGGAGATAAAGTAAGAATTATGGAAACTAGACCACTATCTAAAGATAAGAATTGGAGATTAGTGGAAATTATTGAAAAAGCTAGATAA
- the rplN gene encoding 50S ribosomal protein L14 → MVQQQTILNVADNSGAKKLMVIRVLGGSKKRFGRIGDIVVASVKEAIPGGNVKKGDVIKAVIVRTRKETRREDGSYIKFDDNAAVVINNNNEPKATRIFGPVARELRAKSFMKILSLAPEVI, encoded by the coding sequence ATGGTACAACAACAAACTATCCTTAATGTTGCTGATAACTCTGGAGCTAAAAAACTTATGGTAATCAGAGTTTTAGGAGGATCTAAGAAAAGATTCGGTAGAATTGGTGACATCGTTGTAGCATCAGTTAAGGAAGCTATCCCTGGTGGAAACGTAAAAAAAGGTGACGTAATAAAAGCTGTTATTGTAAGAACAAGAAAAGAAACTAGAAGAGAAGATGGATCATACATTAAATTTGATGATAACGCAGCCGTTGTAATCAACAATAATAATGAACCAAAAGCAACTAGAATCTTTGGACCAGTAGCGAGAGAGTTAAGAGCTAAAAGCTTTATGAAGATTTTATCTCTAGCTCCAGAAGTAATATAA
- the rplX gene encoding 50S ribosomal protein L24, translated as MAKPKIKFVPASLHVKTGDTVCVISGKDKGKTGKVVKVFPKKGKVVVEGVNVVKKHLKPSPVNPQGGVVEKAAAIFSSKVMLFDEKAGKPTRVKYEVRDGKKVRVSKKSGEII; from the coding sequence GTGGCTAAACCTAAGATTAAATTCGTGCCTGCTTCTTTACATGTGAAAACAGGAGATACTGTTTGTGTAATCTCCGGTAAAGATAAAGGTAAAACAGGAAAGGTAGTAAAAGTTTTCCCTAAAAAAGGAAAAGTAGTTGTAGAAGGAGTAAATGTTGTTAAGAAACATTTAAAACCAAGTCCAGTAAACCCACAAGGTGGAGTTGTAGAAAAAGCAGCTGCAATTTTTTCTTCAAAAGTAATGTTGTTTGATGAAAAAGCTGGAAAACCAACTAGAGTAAAATACGAAGTAAGAGATGGAAAGAAAGTAAGAGTTTCTAAGAAATCAGGAGAAATTATCTAA
- the rplE gene encoding 50S ribosomal protein L5, with translation MSKYVSRYHKLYNDVIVPKLMKDLEIKNIMDCPKLEKIIVNMGVGEATQNSKLMDAAMADLTIITGQKPLLRKARKSEAGFKLREGMAIGAKVTLRKERMYDFLDRLVNVVLPRVRDFEGVSANAFDGRGNYSLGLADQLVFPEIDFDKVEKLLGMSITMVSSAKTDEEGRALLKAFGMPFKK, from the coding sequence GTGTCAAAATACGTTTCTAGATATCATAAATTATACAATGATGTAATCGTTCCTAAGTTAATGAAAGATTTAGAAATCAAAAACATCATGGATTGCCCTAAGCTAGAAAAAATCATCGTAAACATGGGAGTTGGAGAAGCAACTCAAAACTCTAAGTTAATGGATGCGGCTATGGCAGATTTAACAATCATTACAGGACAAAAACCTTTGTTAAGAAAAGCTAGAAAGTCTGAAGCAGGATTCAAATTAAGAGAAGGAATGGCGATTGGAGCTAAAGTTACTCTTAGAAAAGAAAGAATGTATGACTTTTTAGATAGATTGGTAAATGTAGTTCTTCCTCGTGTGAGAGACTTCGAAGGAGTTTCTGCAAATGCATTTGATGGAAGAGGAAACTATTCATTAGGATTGGCTGACCAATTAGTATTCCCAGAAATTGATTTCGATAAAGTAGAAAAATTATTGGGAATGTCTATTACTATGGTTTCTTCTGCGAAAACTGATGAAGAAGGAAGAGCACTACTTAAGGCTTTTGGAATGCCTTTCAAAAAGTAA
- the rpsN gene encoding 30S ribosomal protein S14, which translates to MAKKSMIARDARRAELSEKYAEKRAELKKRVAAGDMEAMFELNKLPKDSAAVRRRNRCQLDGRPRGYMREFGISRVKFRQLAGAGVIPGVKKSSW; encoded by the coding sequence ATGGCGAAAAAGTCAATGATCGCAAGAGATGCTAGAAGAGCAGAACTTAGCGAAAAATATGCTGAAAAAAGAGCTGAACTAAAGAAAAGAGTCGCAGCTGGAGATATGGAAGCTATGTTTGAATTAAACAAATTACCAAAAGACTCTGCAGCTGTTAGAAGAAGAAATAGATGTCAACTAGATGGAAGACCTAGAGGATACATGAGAGAGTTTGGAATTTCAAGAGTAAAATTCAGACAACTAGCTGGAGCTGGAGTTATCCCTGGTGTAAAAAAATCATCTTGGTAA
- the rpsH gene encoding 30S ribosomal protein S8 — protein sequence MYLTDPIADMLTRIRNANAVMHEKVDVPFSKMKERIAEILKEQGYISNYKIVTDGTKQNIRVYLKYDGKERVIKGIKRISKPGRRVYSSVEDMPRVLSGLGIAIVSTSKGIVTDKVARMENVGGEVLAFVW from the coding sequence ATGTATTTAACAGATCCAATTGCTGATATGTTAACAAGAATTAGAAATGCCAATGCAGTAATGCATGAAAAAGTGGACGTTCCTTTTTCTAAAATGAAAGAAAGAATTGCTGAAATTTTAAAAGAACAAGGATATATTTCTAATTATAAAATTGTAACAGACGGTACAAAACAAAATATTAGAGTTTATTTGAAATATGATGGAAAAGAAAGAGTTATTAAAGGGATTAAAAGAATTTCTAAGCCTGGAAGAAGAGTGTATTCTTCTGTAGAAGATATGCCTAGAGTATTATCTGGATTAGGAATCGCTATCGTTTCTACTTCAAAAGGAATTGTTACTGATAAAGTAGCTAGAATGGAAAACGTAGGTGGAGAAGTCCTTGCATTTGTTTGGTAA
- the rplF gene encoding 50S ribosomal protein L6 gives MSRVGKKPIVVPAGVEVKIDGHKVTVKGPKGTLEKEFNQELTIKLENGEVVVERPNDEPKVRAIHGTTRALIQNMVSGVSEGFKKSLTLVGVGYRAAVKGKGLELSLGYSHPVIIDEIPGITFTVEKNTTILVEGIEKDLVGQIAANIRSKRAPEPYKGKGVKYTDEHIRRKEGKKA, from the coding sequence ATGTCAAGAGTAGGTAAAAAACCTATCGTCGTACCTGCAGGAGTCGAAGTGAAAATCGACGGACATAAGGTTACTGTCAAAGGACCTAAAGGTACATTAGAAAAAGAATTTAATCAAGAATTAACAATAAAATTAGAAAATGGAGAAGTTGTTGTTGAAAGACCTAACGACGAACCAAAAGTGAGAGCTATTCATGGAACAACAAGAGCTTTAATCCAAAACATGGTAAGCGGAGTATCAGAAGGATTCAAAAAATCTTTAACTCTAGTTGGGGTTGGATACAGAGCTGCTGTCAAAGGAAAAGGATTGGAATTATCTTTGGGATATTCTCACCCAGTTATCATTGATGAAATTCCTGGAATTACATTTACTGTAGAAAAAAATACTACAATTCTTGTAGAAGGAATTGAAAAAGATCTTGTTGGGCAAATTGCTGCTAATATTAGATCTAAGAGAGCTCCAGAACCTTATAAAGGAAAAGGAGTTAAATACACTGATGAACATATCCGAAGAAAAGAAGGTAAAAAAGCGTAA
- the rplR gene encoding 50S ribosomal protein L18: protein MFKKVNRASVREKKHLAIRNKISGTAERPRLSVYRSNNNIFAQLIDDVNGVTLVSASTIMKGMKVENGGNVEAAKAVGKAIAEKAVEKGIKEVVFDRSGYKYTGRIAALAEAAREAGLSF from the coding sequence TTGTTTAAAAAGGTAAATCGAGCATCTGTAAGAGAAAAGAAACACTTAGCAATTAGAAATAAAATTTCTGGAACTGCAGAAAGACCTAGATTGTCTGTTTACAGATCAAACAACAATATCTTTGCTCAATTAATCGATGACGTTAATGGAGTAACATTAGTATCTGCTTCTACTATTATGAAAGGTATGAAAGTAGAAAATGGTGGGAATGTAGAAGCTGCTAAAGCAGTTGGAAAAGCAATTGCAGAAAAAGCAGTGGAAAAAGGAATCAAAGAAGTTGTTTTTGATAGATCAGGATACAAATATACTGGAAGAATCGCAGCTTTAGCAGAAGCAGCTAGAGAAGCTGGATTAAGCTTCTAA
- the rpsE gene encoding 30S ribosomal protein S5: MSKFANREEKQYQEKLLKISRVSKTTKGGRTISFSVLAAVGDGEGKIGLGLGKANGVPDAIRKAIASAKRNIVEVSLKGGTVPHEIVGKWGATSLWMAPAYEGTGVIAGSASREILELVGVKDILTKIKGSRNKHNVARATVEALKLLRTAEEIAALRGKEVKDILS, encoded by the coding sequence TTGTCTAAGTTCGCAAATAGAGAAGAAAAACAATATCAAGAAAAATTATTAAAAATCTCAAGAGTTTCTAAGACAACAAAGGGAGGAAGAACTATCTCTTTCTCTGTATTAGCAGCTGTTGGAGATGGAGAAGGAAAAATTGGATTGGGATTAGGAAAAGCTAACGGAGTTCCTGATGCAATCAGAAAGGCAATTGCTTCTGCAAAAAGAAATATCGTTGAAGTTTCTTTAAAAGGTGGAACAGTTCCTCACGAAATCGTAGGAAAATGGGGAGCAACATCTTTATGGATGGCACCAGCTTACGAAGGGACTGGAGTTATTGCTGGGTCAGCATCTAGAGAAATTCTAGAATTAGTTGGAGTAAAAGACATTTTAACAAAAATTAAAGGGTCTAGAAATAAACACAACGTAGCAAGAGCTACTGTGGAAGCTTTAAAACTTCTTAGAACTGCAGAAGAAATTGCAGCATTAAGAGGAAAAGAAGTAAAAGATATCTTAAGCTAG